GAAATAACATAACTCTTAATAAAGAGAGACGTGAATATATGTTTTGAAACATATGCTAGTGTTATAGCGAGAgtaattaacaatcaactaaaCTGAATTctgttaaaattatttcaacacgattataaaatttgaatgtaTGAATCAAACGATTTGATGGTTAAGAGGAAAATTTTGATTGAAGTGAATATGAATgaacaaactaaaataaaagtttaatttaaaagagGCAAGAATAACTGACAAATAACTACATTGATGAGTTGTTTTAGTTGAAGGTCCTACAAACATCTctgaaatagttatttatattttaaaatttaaactaacttATTCAAAATCGCCATGATTCTGTAATCTTAGCTTCAATTCAAATCCCGCTTGCAATTATCTTTAGAgtgcgtttggatagagaattttaactgaggaaaataatttatcagagaattatttatgtaatttagaatttattgtttggatgttttttatgaagaatttaaaattttaaaacagaattttaaacaattaaaaatctggaattttaatttccttctaaaaggtgagaaattgaaattctcttcttacaaacttcttcaagaaacaccatCTGAGCTCCTAAAATATCGATTGAGTGTGAGCATAgaggaacacgtataactagcacatcaaccatatcttctctttttttttcattcattttttcatcctcataattttaattttttttatccaaacacaaaattttgaaaacaaaagaatttcaattgaagtatttgaaattcttagaatttaaaatttctcagaatttttaatttctccatccaaacacactcttaaggcctttgatttaatcttttgaattttcaaaaataattgacCGAATAGTTTTTTCCAACGATCATATCTTATGGcttatttgaaataataaacaACCTCATTTCGGCTATGTTTATAGCTTGATTGATTTGgctaactaaaaatattttcaccgGTAACAGCTAGTAATTTTTAATCCACACACttacatgaacaaaaaaaaaaaatctacatatTTACCCATCACATTTGGAAAAGAGAGGAAGATCTTATtcgataattaaaaatattttatgagcaTTCAAAGACATTCAAGTAAATTGCAAGAGCATTCAAAAACCCTCAAGAGAACTCAAAGATCAATGACTTAAAAAGATAAGTAATATgaacctttttttattattattttggtgtCTTAATTCAACAACTACAATCCAATTTATTATTCATGATGCATGGAATTTTTTAACATGTGATATTAAAGCCTATGTTTTATGACCCACTCTCAGGCTAATGAATGGAAGGGAAGAGGAGAGGTATATAAAGGAATGGTGAAGGAGTGTGAGGAGAAGTAtagaaatttcaaaaagaaaaatggtgGTGTGAAGGGAAAATATATGGGTGTGAATAGTCTCCATGAATTTAACTTTCCAAAACTCATTTAATCGGACTAATGTAGTGGATTGTTGTAGACGGGGGGTAAGCATTTGTTTAAACATACTTTTGTGTCTCAAACTATATAACAGTATATCACCAATTAAAAATGAagctatattatttatttattacttttcctTAGATAAAACCACGTTTTAATTATAATCTTCATTCATCTTATGAGCCGAGTTACTTTTTAGTTTACACATATCTTgctaaaattttaataagatatttagtctaaatttgaattagtttattttgattttttagaaaaattacgAAAATATTCGAAAAGAGTTTTCTAGCAATGGAAAAAAGGTATGTTTAAGGAAAATTAATACAAGTatagttataaatattttataaattaaatgtaataaataaactcatttaaaaaataattatataagttgattttattatatattttttgttattgtattTGTGTACACTTTCAGTTCTGGACATCATTGGAGTTCTTccgaaaaatatgttttgagtaaaaaaagagaGTGTAAAATGCTTATCTAAACATGCACATAGTTCACAACCTTAAGAAACTCCTGAAAAATCTAGAtaaaagaatcaagagaaagaaaGTCACCACGACGAATCACAACGAAGTTCTCTCTGCCCTGATTGAATGTAGACACACTCTGATGACAAGTACATAGGAGTGGTTTGTTTGCTTGGTCTGATCAAAGTCATCGAGAGAATAAATCTTAGATCCATATTGTGAGTTACGTGATTACCGATTATGTATATGTTTGTTTTAGATTTTTGgtaatgttatttaaaataaaacaatataattaggatatcatgattttttaaaatgtcatcctattatatattatcatttactataattttgttaatttttataatacttactttaaaaggtttttttttttttttttccacatcaTAAGCATTAAGTTAtaggataaatagtcatttttttgTCCCCTAAATATGTATTCGTTGATAAATATGTGCCTGAAAAATAAACATAGAAAATTTAGTCATCTAAAATgtaaaaagtacgacaaatatGACTGTTTACAAGATAAATTTAGTTCcctaagatataaaaaatacgACAAATTTAGTCCCATAAATTCAATTCAAGCTATTATCGAATATATTTGTctcactttttatactttcaagactaaattttatatttttatcttttagcaTTCATTTATCAAGCTAATTAGTCATTTAAGGAGAAAAGTAAGTTATTTATCCTAAGTTATATTAATGAGAAGAGTCTCAAATGCCCAAGTTGTTTAGAAGATACATGATACATTAAAAGGCCCAATATTGCTGGCCAAGTTTCAGCTTTTACGTGCAAAACATATTACACAATGCCCTGCATAAGTTTACCTTCATCAAACAAAGTCATTTCCAGCCGATATAATGCAGGCAATCAAGTGGCTGTAAATTCCACACATAGagtgatgcatcaaagtttcgaAAATAGGCCTTACACCATGACCAAGCTTTGTATTTTGCTGCATCAAGTACCCCTTCAGAATCAATGTTCTTCATATTGAATTTGATATCATGTCTTTGTGTCCAGATCCCCCATACCATAGCTGCCCACACAGACCACCAAGCTAGGATTGATTTGTTCCTGTTGAGCCCTCCTCCATGTTGCCAAAAATGATCAAAACAATTTGATGGCAATAATACCCGTACCTCTCCTAACCACAGATAACAACTCTTCCAAACATATTGAGCAAACTTACACTCAAACATCAAATGCTTAGATGTTTCCATACATTCATTACAAAACACGCATTGTAGATTAGCATCATCGATTGggaattattttcctttttttcaagtTGCCCATGGTTTGGATTCTATCATGTGCTAACCTCCAAATAAACCCTTTCACCTTTGACGGTATAGGTAATTTccaaattttttgataaaaattctCAGCCTCCAAGGTTTACCATTTAACAAGATTATCATATTCCTCTCGCACCACATATTGCTTCCCATCATTTAATTTCCATTCCCACCCATTCGACCTATGTTGATTTGGCCTAGCTTCATTTATGATATTCCACATTTGCTGTACCACATTTTCCTCCCATTGGAACCATGGCCTCCTCTATCTTAGCTCCCATTGCCATATCCCCCTATCTCATGTTCCCACCTCCGCAATCATGCTGTCTTTTTGTTCGGAGATTAGAAACACCCTATTAAAGCTTCTACACAAAGTCTCTCCACTCACCCACTTAGCTCTCCAAAAGCTCACTTCCCTACCATCACCAATCActcttgaaatatttttttggaaccACCCAAGTCCGTTCTCTAAAAGCTCACAAGACTTTAGAATATCACACCACCATCGGGATCCTTTAATTGGGTACCCTCCTCCCAAAAGAGTATCCAAATTCAAGATACCATACTTCCTCAATAAAAGACTCCCCCAAAAGCTCTCCTTCTCACACAACAATCTCCACATTCACTTCCCCAATAAAGAGTTATTAAACACTTCAAGATTCTTTATACCCATCCCCCCACGCTCCAAAGGAGAACACACAACATTCCATTTTATTCAGGACACCTTATTTTCCTCACCTTTTGCTCCCCAAAGGAAATTCCTTTGTATCTAATTAAGGATGCAAATGACTTTCTTGGGTGCTTTAAAAAAAGATAGtataaagataaagaagaaAGAATGAATTCTACCTAGCAAATTCTCCCTCTGAATGACAAATGTCTCCTCCTCCAAGGTGTTAGCTTCCTCCTCATCTTGCCTATCACTTATTGCCATGTGGTCATTTTCCTTGCATCCGCTCTCATCGGTAAACCTAAGTATACAAATGGAATGGTCATAGTTTTGCAATTTAGGACCTTTGCATAACTATTGACATTCCTTTGATTTACATGGATACCCACCAATCtacttttaaagaaattaaccaTAAAATCAGATGTTAACTCAAAGCATCAAAGAGAAGTCTTCAATGTTAGTGCATCCCTCATGTCATCTCTAAGGAAAAATATATCTACAAATTATAGGAGAGAAACTTTCTAATTGGTATCACCGAATTGCATACCGGAAAGGAGATTTATATCTTCCTCCTCCCTAATTAATCCAATCAAACCATCAGCAACCACCAAGAAAAGGAAAGGTGCTAAGGAATCCCCTTGACAAAGCCCTTTTTGTGCCGCAAATTCTTCCATCAGGCTTCCATTTACAAGTACATATATTGATGAAGTTTGTAGACAACACAACATCCATTTGATCCACTTTCTACAAAAACTCATCGTATGTAACATGTATGTCAAATAGTTCTACCTAACCGAATCataaactttttcaaaattgGCTTTAAAAGCAATGCATCCTTTTTTCTTAGCCTTAGCTTCATGTACAACTTCATTTGCGATCATCACCCCATCCAAAATATTTCCCTCCCTACGAAAGCGGATTGTCTTCCATCAATAATACCTTCCATCACCCTCCTCATTCTTTTTTTGCCAACAACTTTGCAAAGATCTTATACAAACATCCAATAAGGGAGATAGGTCTAAAATTCTCCAATCCTTGAGGATTCTCCCTCTTTGGAATAAGTGTAAGAAAAGTGCATTAGTAGCTTTGACAAACGTCCATGGCTATGAAACTCTTGGATTGCCCTAAAAATGTCACCTTTTACCATCTCCCGACATCTTTTGAAGAAATTGAAGTTGTAGCCATTTGGTCTTGAACTTTTATTACCATCACACTCTCACCTCTTATATCTCTTGCTtcggaaaaacattagtaagcATTGTATTTTCCTCCTCTCCAAtagtattaaaatgatttttgattAACAATAAGATGTATGAAAACTAACCAACAAATATTGACAAAAGTATTAATGACTTTTGTTCCTTGATCAAATGGTCCAGGATTTGAATCCTGGTTGACCTTTGGTATTGAAAAAAtctatgacaaaaaaaaaaaattaaattgtgtgtttaaccataaaaaatagacatgacaaataaatttatattcacAGGTATCATCTCGAACTCGTCCTGACTTTGATGAAAAATATCTACTTTAACCAGATATGGATACGGGTACGAGTATTACCCGAACGATGTAAGCGGAGATGGGTATCAAATTATTCCCGTACTAATACCTATACCTAtcatgttatattttatatatatatatatatatatatatatatatatatacatacgtTTAtgtatataagattttattcttatattctAGCTTAAtagttcaataattaaaaaacaaacttaaaaatatacatttaactaaaaatataattgaattcttattttttttaactttgatttatttgtcattcgttatatttatatattgtttgaattaaaatataactagaaacttatatataatttattttaaaatatataagtaaattaaaattattaaaaaagtgtAACAAGTTACCTGCAATATACACGAATATGATGAAATCCAACAAGTAGAAGAATGAGTATTAAAATTCTAAACCGGTCTTTGTTTTACCGGTACCCATACTAGTCCCATCTTGTGCGGGAATGGAAACATGGAGGATCAAACCCATTTCTATCCTGTCCGTTGTCATCCctaataaagaatatatatatatatatatatatatatatatatataatatgtgttgaaaatgatattttatgaataatagatataacaataaaaataattttaatatcattattcattaaatttaaatgcttaatttagaaaagaaaatatttttttttgggctAAACAAGATATATCATTAAAAGAAGAGGGATAAGTTATGCCCCCATAACAGTACATATAAcaaagttttaaacaaaaagacaCCCCAGCATAAAATGGGCACATAACATTCATTCAGGAATGGCCAAAACAGTAGAAAGCTAAAATACATGTCCCTACCCAAGTAAGATTACGGGCATGAAGATGCTAATAAATGTAGAACAACCAAACCGTAAATACATCAACTTCTAGTACGGTAAACGTTCGGTACAGCttaataagaataatttaaagTTAGGCAACAACTTCAatctgataaaagaaaaaaacaattccTTAAACGTTCGGCATAACGATCATAATTCATAAGTATAAACTTAAATCCTTAGCTTGCCCATGACTTTGATTCCATATCGATGTGTATGTCTTTGAGTTTCACCACCTAAGCTTTGCTGGGAAATACTGCAAACAGAAGAGAGAAAATTATAAGCACCGGAAAGAAACAAATTGACTAAATTAACTATGATAGAAGATCATCCAAATTTAACCATTCACCTTCTCGATGAGCGACATATAGTATGGCTTAACTTTTTCTATGTCTACTAGAACTTTACTCTTGCTGTAGAGGTCATATTTGCTGTACAAAGTTATATTATTGGTTAGGTAATAAGTAGAAAAGGATGTGTTAATTATATTAACTCAATTATCAATTGAAATCAAGGCAGCACTCAACCTAAATATTTTGAGCCACTTCAAATTCTCAATATCTTCTTCATTCATCAAATGTGTATATGCTCCTGCCCTATGTAAAGCTGCAAGGTTATGTGTTGAAGTCATTATATTTGTTTGGTAGACAAAAATGACTATACAAGTATACAACTTGATAAAAAGGCCTACCGTAAAAAGAATGGTATTTGATAATGAACAATGCTACTGGAGGCAAAGTGGTGCCGTTTTCCTTTGCAACCTGCAGAATCGAGTGTACCGTTTATCATATGTTATAAGGAAGGTGCTATTAATTAGAATATAgaggaaattaaaaacaaaaaaaaaatgaatatatctATATGTGATGAGCTATATGCAAACTCACCAAATACATATACTCATCATGTCCCCATGACATCACAACATTGTCTAGTCCAATTCCTTCTTTGTAGATTCCATTTTTCGTGTTATAAGTAGGATTTGTGTTATCCGGATTGTCCTTGAAATGCTGCAGCAAGAGTGAAATTTATGCCAATTTGTTCATTTGAGACGAGAAAAATCACTATATCAGGTTGCTTatagaaaaaattgattaaCTACCTTGTGGTGAACATTTGACTCATCAAAAGCACATCCGAGGGGAAATGTATCtcctacaaattaattatatatgtcaATAAACATTAAGTTAATTAAAgggttatatttaaaattaattacaagaaccaaatgaagaattaaaatgaattaactaattaataattaagttgGTACGTATGAGGTTTAAAGGAACAGTTCTCACCAACAACAGACcattgaggaaggccaccaaaGCTTGGAAGCATAAGGATCTTTCCAAGATCTGAAACCAGCCAACGACAATTGCCAGTCACTATAGTAGGTCAAAGATATTTTGTCTCTCACTAATACTACTATACAAGCTGGGCCTAGGTTGATATTAAACATATCAATCACTCACTAGCATTAACGTCACTATGTTTGTACCCCTTCCAGTACTTATTGCATTATTGGGCGAAATATTCCACCTTGCTGGCCTCACCAGTACAGATATATACGTTGGACCACTAGTACTTTGACATTTTaccaatattaattaataaatagattattaaaaataatgagtttaatttagttaatcaaGACGTGTggatattatatatttcatattaccggtctttaattcttaataaaaaaaagattattgaaaagagatcaaattagttaatttcatacatgtaaaaaatatatattatcaactatttaaaaataatgtgacttttaaaataattattataaaaataaaatatgttttaagtctctaaaaaaatttaatttgattttaatcctCCAAAAATTGtgtttcattttcatatctctaatttgaaaatgttttttttttcttaaagtgaCTATAATGAACATTTAATGATAATCATAAACCGCTAGAAAATGTATTTAGAAAACTAAACATAAAGTATTttcaaactagaaaaacaaaaataggacaaaaaatggaaaaattaaaatcgaatttgaaaatttttaaatgtcCTATTTACTTGTATTAACTAACCACTGAATTGATAGTATTCCGTGATAAATAGAAAGTGAAGCAACCTCTCAAGAGGCAAGGGTGGCTATATACGGTACGAGGTCAGATATATATGTGCGGTGGGGAATCATGGATGAGAGCATCTTAAATAGTGCATGTGTTGATATTCTTTCTTATTAAATGCGACCTTAACCAGTTGAGACAAGGGTCTCCATATAATAGATTGAATACGTGATGGAGGATTATGCACTTTAAATTGGCTTTTTAGGGTAGTTTATTTCGAAGAAAGAAGAATTTCCAAGAACATAGAGCACATACCATGAATAAGAGCAGTTAAATGTAACCAATCTTCATTAGGATAGTCTTTTCTAATGGCTTCAGCGGACTGCAACAAATGTTGTATTTGTGGTTCATCCAAATCAGGATCGCTATCATCCGTCACTTCATTGAGCAGCTCACAACACTCCCATATACCCATTTCTAATTTGTCCAATTTCCCATACTCCTCCCTCATTCTCTTCCCCTATATTACCAAAATTTAGCAAATCAAAATTTGGTCACTGTCGCAATATTGCAGTACTTTCCGGCcagtaaaatattatatatatatatatatatatatataaagatgaatcaaattactttaagaataattttaagaaaggtatttttcattttcttaaaatttaatagttCTATTATGTAGCTAATCTTAATTGTTTGCTTACATAGTCATATGTCTGGTTGATGTGTTGCATCCTATATAATTCCTCCACCATTCTTTGCCTTTCACTTTCTGCATCATAGTTCCTGTCCAAATTTCCCATAAGCAGGAGTcagtttcttttatttaataaaaaaattatggttaTGAATTAAGGTCCTGTTTGAAATAAcctttaatttatgaaaactttttagttaaaataagtacttcatttttaatatataaaaaatattatatatttataagtgATCATTATAGAGAAGTTAAATAAAGGTTTAGGCGCATGAATTActagaaattttatttattactttcgattcattttattttataagtgtttgtagaaaaagaaaacatcttTAAACTCACTCTATAGCTAAGCATAAATTATGAAGACCCTACCAACTTGCAAAGGGATGCAAGCAGTCTGTCGATCTGTGAACATTAACACAAAAAAGGTTTTTAACATTGAAAATTTACAAAGATTCTTAGAAAACCAATGTAGTATCCAAGGCGATACCATTTTTTTGTTATCGGAATGAATATTCTACATCGCTAGTCCTAGAACCGATCTAGAATGTGAACGTTCTTGcaattttttgagaaaattttattGTGGAGGTAATGTTCAATACTCCTGAAGGAACAGTGTAACAGTATTCCGAAGGgattaaacaatattttaagaaatcatTTTGCTTCACAGACAACAATGAAAGCAACAATGCAAGCAAGTTGTTTgcagttgtttttgttttcgttTGAATTAATAGAAACGTCCACTCCTTGTAAATTAGCTCAATCTTCTTGTCTCGACTGTCTcatgcatatttttattatcataaaccTAGCTACTTgagttaaattaatatttaaccagaaaataaaaataaaaagttcatGATATCtatttgttattgtttgtaGAAGCATTCATGATATCTATTTATTCAATCGAACACACTGTGTTGAGTTTAATCATTGTAATAATTAGAAAACTGTATACATTTAGTTTATTCATGAGATATATCGTTTAACTAAATAATGAACTGAAATTGTTCTacgtttttttttctgtataatTGCATTTGTAGTTTTCGAATTGAAATATTGTATTATGGATGGATGCAATATAgttgtatgattttttaaaaaaaattctacatcTTATCATATATAACTAATGTAAAAAGTGTGACTTTCTTTCTATATCTTACATTAATTGACATAAAAAAGTTGCTTTTTGATATTGGCTGTGAGGATCATAACTGATGAAGAAAATTAGTACTTTGTATAGTCTTTATTACGACTGATAGATGTAGAAAGTGAATTTTTATATAAGTCAATTTcagaaataatatgaaaaataataactttttatagtGAAATACAAGGTTGAAAGCAACCcatatgaaaaatgtttttgacTAGTGAGAAAATATTTCAACTTTAAAGAGTAGGGaaacaaaaataggaaatggaATTGAAACCTGAAGGAGTTTCCAAATGCATTCATGTCTGTGGCATTAAATCCATTCTGTCTCTCATGTTTAGCCAATGGAAATGCACCATGCAACACAAGCTCGTTGCTGTCTTCAGAATggacatttttttcttcaaatagtGCCCCTGCGAGAATGTATTAATTACATGAGTTGCtacaaaataaaagtaagagAAAAATAACGAGCATACCAAAGGCAGAGCCCTCAACGCTGACAGACATTTTCCTAGCagatggaagaaaaataaaatgaagagagAGGAGAGGAGGAAATGAACTTAAATGTATAATTGCCTCAAAATGGTCACAAGAGGCACCTAAATATATAGTCCGATCCACTCCACTTGAACAAATCCTGCAATGGAATTTGAAAACGTGGACACGTACATTTCTCAACTCAGCtccaatacaataaaaaaaaaaaaactgttttttttccTCTGATATAAAATTTAGAGAGTATGGTGCTCTAGTTAACTGTTTAAGGTAAGAAAAACCTCCTGATGTAAAAAGTATTTTCAGTgttacttatatttattttatctaaaagagataagtgaaaattcaaattgtgataTCATATATCAAGGGAGTTTAACTCAATTAATTGATTAGAGTAGGTAAATTCTGTAAAAATCTTAGAGAATGTCttcaatttattaaaagttatatatatatatatatatatatatatatatatatatatatatatataagtattattattattatatttgtaaattttaattattcacaaataaaatataattttagtttgtacattatacataattaatatttattttttatgactaaTAATTATAgtatataagtattttaaatgtatgattatattataattaaaatttgtgataaataaatatttttaagcatataaacttataaaatttgttaGATAAAATTTTTCTAATTAAGTTATGAAACTTATATGATTTTGAAGAAAAGAGAAGTGCATTAAAGAATTATGAACCTATGGATTAAAATTCTAGAAGTTACATTCGTCCTCCAAGGAATTCATTTTGATGGAAATATATGTTTTTGATGACTCTCTCTTAAAGAGTACGTGTGATCTTGAAAGTGCTCATAAGTAGGATCatgtcaaaattcaaaacaagacctcatactttcattttttgttggattaaattattattacttaaaattcTTGAAACACTGACAACTTACACATTAAAATTGGCTAGTGACTCGAGATTattatgtttgtatttattctcacttttaataaatttatgttttttttattattttagtgtaTCTTTCTAAACACTTTACTTTTtcaatgtatattttttctcaaaatttttactatttaaatctctatttcttataattattatcaaaatattttttataaatcaagtattgaaatcaaatttcacatcgaaaatacttataaaaaattgCTTAGAGATTATCTTATAAACTATTATATGacacaattataattatttatgaatatcTTTATTTAAATCACTATCATTTGTATGGTTAAAtattagataattatttaataagttaaaaattataaatttaagaataaattttatgtcttatttttaaatatttatttgttaatagaatcatttagtaaaaattatttttatacaataataaattatcttaGAAGAATAAATGTACCTTTCACGATTAgcagaattatattttagatatatgataagtaatttatattataatacattgttattttcagttattgataatttattttaaaaatattaaaaattaagttagaAATTAGAactaaaaatactgaaaatgtcATAAAAGATCGATGTTTTCCATTGATACCATATCTCCGTACTACCCCAGAATTCCCGTGTGAGgaccaatgttttttttaaagaaaaaagaaaagactaGTGGACAGTGGCTGTGAATGTGGTGGGATGATCCAGCAAATTTCTTGGAGGATTTTGAATCACAAGGATTCCATGGTCACCATTTGCAAACATACTTCAAatgacctttattttttttagaacttTAAATGACCAAATGTTTATTATGATCATGTGTTAGGTGTTGATGTACGTGGGCCCTATTTTTTcgcaataaataatatttatttctcccaaaaaacaataaataatatttatataattaaaaatatgatgcattagttaaagatattaaaaaaaagaaagagaaaagaataagcctccctcctttcaaaaaaaaaaaaagagagagagagaaaagaataaGTCTCTCTCCTcttaaaaagagagagaaaagaataaGTCTTCCtccttttcaaaacaaaaaaaagtaaagagagaaaagaataaGCCTccattccttttaaaaaaaaagagagagagagaaaagaataaGCCTCcctctttttcaaaacaaaaaaaaaaaaagagaaaagaataagccttcctcatttttttttgtaaaaaaagagaaaagaataagCCTCCCAAAAAATATAAGTGTTAGATAATTTGCTTCGTGAAAGATTTTAGAGGAAAAAggaataatgtaatattttaaaggggtgaaaaaaataagataaaattaacgaaatctaaaaaaaagtattgaggTAATTTGTGTGTGTTTGAattgataatgataaaattaattttaaataaaattgattttacacAACTAATTATTATTGTCCAACACAATTGATTGTGAAATAACATTACTTTTATTTGGATAATAAATAtcagaaaatagtttttaaagaaaatattgtttaaatattttgaatcaaaattaattttaaa
This region of Glycine max cultivar Williams 82 chromosome 7, Glycine_max_v4.0, whole genome shotgun sequence genomic DNA includes:
- the LOC100777649 gene encoding inositol oxygenase 2 isoform X1, yielding MSVSVEGSAFGALFEEKNVHSEDSNELVLHGAFPLAKHERQNGFNATDMNAFGNSFRNYDAESERQRMVEELYRMQHINQTYDYGKRMREEYGKLDKLEMGIWECCELLNEVTDDSDPDLDEPQIQHLLQSAEAIRKDYPNEDWLHLTALIHDLGKILMLPSFGGLPQWSVVGDTFPLGCAFDESNVHHKHFKDNPDNTNPTYNTKNGIYKEGIGLDNVVMSWGHDEYMYLVAKENGTTLPPVALFIIKYHSFYALHRAGAYTHLMNEEDIENLKWLKIFSKYDLYSKSKVLVDIEKVKPYYMSLIEKYFPAKLRW
- the LOC100777649 gene encoding inositol oxygenase 2 isoform X2, which encodes MSVSVEGSAFGALFEEKNVHSEDSNELVLHGAFPLAKHERQNGFNATDMNAFGNSFRNYDAESERQRMVEELYRMQHINQTYDYGKRMREEYGKLDKLEMGIWECCELLNEVTDDSDPDLDEPQIQHLLQSAEAIRKDYPNEDWLHLTALIHGDTFPLGCAFDESNVHHKHFKDNPDNTNPTYNTKNGIYKEGIGLDNVVMSWGHDEYMYLVAKENGTTLPPVALFIIKYHSFYALHRAGAYTHLMNEEDIENLKWLKIFSKYDLYSKSKVLVDIEKVKPYYMSLIEKYFPAKLRW